A genome region from Sphingobium sp. CR2-8 includes the following:
- a CDS encoding GIY-YIG nuclease family protein, translating into MTDIPIAPDGEPVVYFIGWCGQDVKIGFTRHLAARLTELIKRTGCPQKLLASTPGSFASERSYHARFADDRKHGEWFNWSAGIEAEIARLNGEAAHG; encoded by the coding sequence ATGACGGATATCCCTATAGCCCCAGATGGAGAGCCAGTCGTCTATTTCATTGGCTGGTGTGGACAGGATGTGAAGATAGGCTTCACCCGCCACCTTGCCGCCAGACTGACAGAATTGATCAAGCGAACTGGATGCCCCCAAAAGCTGCTGGCATCGACGCCTGGCAGTTTCGCATCAGAGCGATCTTACCACGCCCGCTTTGCCGATGATCGGAAGCATGGCGAGTGGTTCAATTGGTCCGCTGGGATCGAGGCCGAGATCGCCCGCTTGAACGGGGAGGCGGCCCATGGGTGA
- a CDS encoding DUF6950 family protein, whose amino-acid sequence MMQKDIVDETLTEWRRGKFVYGQSDCMLSIGKYLARTGHKDVTDQFVDRYDTHEGAVAMMAAHGGVAGLMALAGAKPKDGPAERGDVVEVLYKDEDEEGSIGGICTDGFVAMRREGYVTEVRVGLLSIGGVWHGRP is encoded by the coding sequence ATGATGCAAAAAGACATTGTTGATGAGACGCTGACCGAATGGCGTCGGGGCAAATTCGTTTACGGCCAAAGCGACTGCATGTTGTCGATCGGCAAATACCTCGCCCGCACTGGCCACAAGGACGTAACCGATCAATTCGTCGACCGATACGATACGCATGAAGGGGCGGTAGCCATGATGGCAGCGCATGGTGGCGTCGCAGGGCTGATGGCGCTAGCTGGGGCCAAGCCCAAGGATGGCCCGGCCGAGCGCGGCGATGTGGTCGAAGTTCTATACAAGGACGAAGACGAAGAAGGCAGCATCGGAGGAATTTGCACCGATGGTTTTGTAGCAATGCGACGCGAAGGTTATGTGACAGAGGTCCGCGTTGGACTGCTAAGTATCGGTGGCGTCTGGCATGGCCGCCCTTAA
- a CDS encoding type II toxin-antitoxin system RelE/ParE family toxin, translating to MQVIETLEFSDWLGSLRDVVARRAIVKRLTRLAATGHFGDTEPVGDGVSEMRFHMGPSYRVYYIVRDGAVILCGGDKDSQDRDISKAKRLAADL from the coding sequence ATGCAGGTGATTGAAACTCTCGAATTCTCGGACTGGCTCGGTAGCCTGCGTGACGTTGTTGCTCGTCGTGCCATCGTGAAAAGGCTTACCCGCTTGGCCGCTACCGGCCATTTCGGGGATACTGAGCCGGTTGGCGACGGAGTATCAGAAATGCGGTTCCATATGGGGCCGAGCTACCGCGTCTATTATATTGTGCGTGATGGCGCTGTCATTCTCTGCGGGGGAGACAAGGACAGCCAAGATCGTGATATCAGCAAGGCCAAGCGATTGGCCGCTGATTTGTGA
- a CDS encoding Rha family transcriptional regulator, translated as MPESIDTPNSPIVIVKDGSAVADSRNIALAFGKQHKDVIRKVDALVVEAPELNGRNFTPVLYEDAKGEMRRAYEMDRFGFSLLAMRFTGAKALQWQIAYVAEFERMEFALHAGGQIGIVEQFSPAARSTIGGILKRVTHSELQEMFGQVVPRLVEPMLERMVNERLLTGDRKVVQGVSALEVAEMAGYGTGNRPRGLSQFITSKLMPYHIQRKHFPERSPHGAGKVWVYVELIARAWLVAGGRAEIDAYVAERKGQGKLRLVSA; from the coding sequence ATGCCCGAATCAATAGATACACCAAACTCACCCATTGTCATCGTCAAGGACGGCTCCGCTGTGGCGGATAGCCGCAATATCGCGTTGGCCTTCGGCAAGCAGCACAAGGATGTCATCCGAAAGGTCGATGCGCTTGTGGTTGAAGCTCCGGAACTCAACGGGCGCAATTTTACGCCCGTTCTCTACGAAGACGCCAAGGGCGAGATGCGACGAGCATATGAGATGGACCGATTTGGGTTCAGCCTTTTGGCTATGCGCTTTACCGGCGCCAAGGCTCTCCAGTGGCAAATCGCTTACGTCGCTGAATTCGAACGGATGGAATTTGCGCTCCATGCAGGCGGTCAGATCGGCATTGTCGAACAGTTCAGCCCAGCGGCTCGTTCAACCATCGGCGGTATTCTCAAAAGGGTCACCCATTCAGAGCTTCAAGAGATGTTCGGACAGGTGGTTCCACGTTTGGTTGAGCCGATGCTGGAGCGCATGGTCAACGAGCGTTTGCTAACCGGGGACCGCAAGGTTGTGCAGGGCGTCAGCGCCCTTGAGGTTGCGGAAATGGCTGGTTACGGAACCGGCAATCGCCCGCGCGGGCTATCGCAATTCATCACTTCGAAGCTGATGCCCTACCACATCCAGCGAAAGCATTTCCCTGAACGCTCCCCACATGGCGCGGGCAAGGTATGGGTGTACGTAGAATTGATCGCGCGGGCATGGCTTGTCGCTGGCGGGCGGGCGGAAATAGACGCTTATGTCGCTGAGCGTAAAGGCCAAGGCAAGTTGCGGTTGGTGAGCGCATGA
- a CDS encoding addiction module antidote protein, with translation MAIETRAFDPARYLDNREDEADLLNDAVVDGDPRYIAAALGAVARAHGGISELSRTTGLHRKTLEKALSDKGNPTLDTVIKVLDALGLQMSIERRELEPA, from the coding sequence ATGGCTATCGAAACTCGTGCCTTTGATCCGGCGCGCTACCTAGACAATCGCGAAGACGAAGCGGATCTGCTCAATGATGCGGTCGTTGACGGCGATCCTCGTTACATTGCCGCCGCTCTTGGCGCAGTAGCGCGCGCCCATGGGGGCATCAGCGAGCTATCGCGCACTACTGGCCTACATAGGAAGACGCTCGAAAAGGCTCTAAGCGACAAAGGCAACCCTACCCTTGATACCGTCATCAAGGTCTTGGATGCCCTTGGGCTGCAAATGTCTATAGAGCGCCGGGAGTTAGAGCCTGCATAA
- a CDS encoding glycoside hydrolase family 19 protein — MVDWRKLQRELGVTQDNDFGRGSFTALFRRLGAAQDRAEELAIAATVHLPRYGIMDSKLRLAHFMAQVGHESGSFKYMEEIASGAAYEGRADLGNTQPGDGKRFKGRGPIQITGRANYLFFGRLLGIDLIRHPEMAANPSIGLHLACLFWDNRQLNAFADKDDIDGITRRINGGANGLADRKSRLTMMKGMIG; from the coding sequence ATGGTCGATTGGCGAAAACTGCAACGCGAACTTGGCGTCACGCAGGACAATGATTTCGGGCGCGGCTCGTTCACAGCCCTTTTCCGCCGCCTTGGTGCGGCACAGGACCGGGCCGAAGAACTGGCTATCGCCGCCACCGTCCATCTCCCGCGCTACGGGATCATGGATAGCAAGCTCCGGTTGGCGCACTTCATGGCCCAGGTCGGTCACGAAAGCGGCTCCTTCAAATACATGGAAGAGATCGCCAGCGGCGCCGCGTATGAAGGCCGCGCAGACCTTGGAAATACGCAGCCGGGCGATGGAAAGCGGTTCAAGGGCCGCGGCCCCATCCAGATCACTGGTCGCGCCAATTACCTGTTCTTCGGCCGGTTGCTTGGCATCGACCTGATCCGACATCCTGAGATGGCCGCCAATCCCTCGATCGGCCTGCATCTGGCCTGCTTGTTCTGGGACAACCGCCAGCTCAACGCCTTTGCCGACAAGGACGACATCGACGGCATCACTCGGCGTATCAACGGCGGCGCGAATGGCCTGGCTGACCGCAAATCGCGGCTGACGATGATGAAGGGGATGATCGGATGA
- a CDS encoding LysR family transcriptional regulator encodes MDSPSLRQLDIFAQMVAAGSVARCAADLGVGHDQILRDLESLEMRLGYRLFDDLDGAARLTPAGRKTAQAMTLLSQDAPAPVEDAAPDLTPAAAPAFVPTFAIPDNPPRQVITLAAPAPVFGHFQDALTAFEAANEDIAITLDLHVHTAEDAASALANGRADIAYFYALEEPAGFGSRYGWSEPLSLYAGSDHALARADSVSRDDLALTPMLSLETRSGMREIIETALAKGRMHNRMPLLESDNMFEIIAALRDGAGCFAAFGTLARDIGRMSGIQRLALDMPLPAIEIRQAIAPRAAEKPAVEALAEFLFL; translated from the coding sequence ATGGATAGCCCATCCCTGCGCCAGTTGGACATATTCGCGCAGATGGTGGCCGCTGGCAGCGTCGCGCGCTGCGCTGCCGATCTGGGCGTCGGTCATGACCAGATATTGCGTGACCTTGAATCACTGGAGATGCGGCTGGGCTATCGCCTGTTCGACGATTTGGATGGCGCGGCGCGGTTGACGCCCGCGGGCCGCAAGACCGCGCAGGCGATGACATTGTTGTCGCAGGACGCGCCCGCCCCCGTGGAAGACGCCGCGCCGGACCTCACACCCGCCGCTGCCCCCGCCTTCGTTCCAACCTTCGCCATCCCCGATAACCCGCCCCGTCAGGTCATCACGCTGGCCGCCCCGGCACCCGTCTTCGGCCATTTCCAGGATGCGCTGACCGCGTTCGAAGCGGCGAACGAGGATATCGCGATCACGCTCGACCTGCATGTCCACACCGCTGAGGACGCCGCCAGCGCGCTTGCCAACGGGCGGGCGGACATCGCCTATTTCTATGCGCTGGAGGAACCCGCCGGTTTCGGCTCCCGCTATGGCTGGTCCGAACCGCTCAGCCTCTATGCGGGAAGCGACCATGCCCTCGCGCGCGCCGACAGCGTCAGCCGCGACGATCTGGCGCTGACGCCAATGCTGTCGCTGGAAACGCGCAGCGGGATGCGGGAGATCATCGAAACGGCGTTGGCCAAGGGGCGGATGCACAACAGGATGCCCCTGCTGGAAAGCGACAATATGTTCGAGATCATCGCCGCCCTGCGCGATGGCGCGGGCTGTTTCGCCGCGTTCGGCACGCTGGCCCGCGACATCGGCCGGATGAGCGGTATCCAGCGGCTGGCGCTCGACATGCCGCTGCCCGCGATCGAAATCCGCCAGGCGATCGCCCCGCGCGCAGCGGAAAAACCGGCGGTCGAAGCGCTGGCCGAGTTTCTATTTCTGTAA
- a CDS encoding SOS response-associated peptidase family protein produces the protein MCNRAERGQTDKVLNLFGARRGARFNEGPLETHPAQPGTIIRLEDGKRVLEQMTWGFPLAQKSKKTGKPLKPKPVNNARFDKLGTYWKRWAVDPANRCLIPTARYAEAVGEPGRMTETWLSLKEQPIFAWAGLWTNSDEWGGVYTGVMTDNAPELAYIHDRSPVILHLADWDTWLHAPLEDLYQFDRPYPADQMVIEATDAPWFRKKGSAGPTLL, from the coding sequence ATGTGCAATCGGGCAGAGCGCGGGCAGACCGACAAGGTGTTAAACCTCTTCGGCGCTCGCCGCGGCGCGCGGTTTAATGAAGGGCCGCTTGAAACGCACCCGGCCCAGCCCGGTACCATCATTCGCCTTGAGGATGGCAAGCGCGTGCTGGAGCAAATGACGTGGGGTTTCCCGCTGGCTCAGAAGAGCAAGAAGACCGGCAAACCGCTCAAGCCAAAGCCCGTCAACAACGCTCGGTTCGACAAGCTGGGTACGTACTGGAAGCGTTGGGCGGTAGATCCTGCCAACCGCTGCCTAATTCCAACCGCCCGATATGCGGAGGCCGTGGGCGAGCCGGGCCGCATGACCGAAACATGGCTGTCCCTGAAGGAGCAGCCGATCTTCGCCTGGGCCGGGTTATGGACCAACAGTGATGAATGGGGTGGCGTCTATACCGGGGTCATGACCGACAACGCGCCTGAGTTGGCCTACATCCACGATCGATCGCCGGTGATCCTTCACCTGGCAGATTGGGACACATGGCTGCACGCGCCGCTGGAGGATCTGTATCAGTTCGACCGGCCGTATCCAGCTGACCAGATGGTGATCGAGGCGACCGATGCACCTTGGTTCAGAAAGAAGGGCAGCGCGGGGCCGACGCTGCTTTAG
- a CDS encoding YajG family lipoprotein, with translation MWTNLKHHSILWKSVQPAEQQGQFMKKYYAPLLFGFILSGCTITTMEAKIDPQPQVQASTIGNGKKVGVIVVDERPSKNLGKRSSIGGTIEMNEDLAVVYQTAIMKGLSAKGFSPVGGVSPDGSNLKVELRGLNQVSTTGFWTMGADIDAAMKVVVTGGSAPYEQMYRAASSNRTIVVSGAKALNKKMNAVVNDQIEAMFNDQALLTALAAK, from the coding sequence ATGTGGACGAATCTCAAGCATCACTCCATCTTATGGAAATCCGTGCAACCAGCGGAGCAACAGGGGCAATTTATGAAAAAATATTACGCGCCACTTCTTTTTGGATTTATTCTGTCGGGATGCACCATCACGACGATGGAAGCAAAAATTGACCCACAGCCACAGGTTCAGGCGTCAACAATTGGCAACGGCAAGAAAGTTGGGGTCATCGTGGTTGATGAGCGCCCATCGAAAAACTTGGGGAAGCGCTCGTCCATCGGTGGGACCATCGAAATGAACGAGGATCTGGCGGTCGTCTATCAAACCGCCATCATGAAAGGGCTTTCGGCGAAAGGGTTTTCGCCAGTTGGAGGGGTGTCTCCAGATGGATCGAATCTAAAAGTCGAACTTCGCGGCCTAAACCAAGTCAGCACCACCGGCTTCTGGACTATGGGGGCGGACATAGACGCGGCAATGAAGGTTGTCGTGACCGGAGGATCAGCGCCTTACGAACAAATGTACCGGGCGGCTTCATCCAACCGCACCATCGTTGTATCCGGCGCCAAAGCACTGAACAAGAAAATGAATGCCGTGGTCAATGACCAGATCGAAGCGATGTTTAATGATCAGGCGCTTTTGACGGCGCTCGCAGCAAAGTAG
- a CDS encoding SGNH/GDSL hydrolase family protein codes for MAGIETLRDGLYGNPPSPTWKPSREALLAAFSEIYDALGASGIADTIFADQATGLSATSNGDLFLVQASGVEFARLYKNVSGAAVDQNIALPSSASLADKADVSVVTAIDQQVGLLTETIGQKADKDDLAAKANTADLSDVATSGSYDDLSDKPVLGSAAQQPVTAFATPAQGAKADSALQPAALVPFDERITTAEQQVGGLSDLIARAPERAGDSRSLFSSFLTGEPTTRPTIGGAKAVASSVGTVLRIAGADASDATGYIDVAPKIAAPVYPDRTYLVRVRLRRNVDPTDPAGNAVELRWQNLGAAKSAVSNALLQSALTPVVADGVIVRSFLVGKAGAPGALNYTIPPTAVYGLPFIRIYGTGQETDIIAIDGPVDVTDYLVGGADVPVILEAAEAAAEAAGRAETAALEAQDAAAAATASVMTFETRQDVVDYSGSLAADLIQVRRYDANTPVSPGGYYSRDTASSSGAFQAGGVWWKPADPITYLETFGARGNGVTNDQDAFDVARELGRAFYLTAEYLVTDGANTLGVPFLGPGNLIKAVPGGFVQINSHLENGPTYFRNVLWRVKNRQLAGELIKIAVFGDSTATNAYGLNIAGFIQDELRNVGSGVDVVTNLAVAGSTWGTNDLSVMLTGIGSQQHLAICKFGLNDASTGDITLSLIALRDSMRQRLSEIRASTYGDYDDLSILLLMPNALGNTEDNATNRNDLWLEAIVGIYVEAARDFECAIYNPYPEASVAEDGGDRWLDDDLIHPQVNYNLDIWGRALDLIKPHGSIKRNRFLNYGAGEQLAPPAANSLASYNNGQSILRAFSSDGWPVTGCVLTIRNPDNPAVQILFGYQIGSFAEVVMRTWIVGANVWSEWSNADHPLNVAIPLTVTSSLESARYWRTMDGSTVIAGTIRPTGAVSQNSKIAELPSNYRPALQVVRYAKTLTDMDVRLRVYPNGDVFTETAIPAGAYVTFQNLTFKAVT; via the coding sequence GTGGCCGGAATTGAAACACTCAGGGATGGACTGTACGGCAACCCACCGTCGCCTACTTGGAAGCCGTCTCGCGAAGCCCTTTTGGCAGCATTCAGCGAAATTTACGATGCTTTGGGCGCGTCCGGTATCGCAGACACAATATTCGCTGACCAAGCCACCGGCCTCTCCGCTACCTCAAATGGCGACTTGTTTCTCGTGCAGGCTAGTGGTGTGGAGTTTGCCCGCCTGTACAAAAACGTGTCTGGGGCAGCGGTCGATCAGAACATTGCACTTCCAAGTTCGGCGTCATTGGCAGACAAAGCCGATGTTTCCGTTGTCACGGCGATTGACCAACAGGTCGGGCTGTTAACTGAAACGATCGGCCAAAAGGCTGACAAAGACGATTTGGCCGCGAAAGCCAACACCGCCGACCTATCCGACGTAGCCACGTCTGGCTCCTATGACGACCTCTCCGACAAGCCAGTCCTCGGGTCGGCAGCACAACAGCCGGTCACCGCGTTCGCCACCCCGGCCCAAGGCGCTAAGGCCGACAGCGCCCTGCAACCCGCTGCACTCGTTCCTTTTGATGAGCGCATCACCACCGCCGAACAGCAGGTAGGCGGCCTGTCCGATCTCATCGCCCGCGCCCCTGAACGCGCCGGTGACAGCCGCTCGCTCTTCTCGTCGTTCCTGACCGGCGAGCCAACCACGCGGCCGACGATTGGTGGCGCTAAAGCTGTTGCCAGCAGCGTCGGCACAGTCCTGCGCATCGCGGGCGCTGATGCCAGCGACGCCACCGGCTATATCGACGTGGCGCCGAAGATCGCTGCACCGGTGTATCCTGATCGCACCTACCTTGTTCGCGTTCGTCTGCGCCGCAATGTCGATCCGACTGACCCGGCAGGCAACGCGGTCGAACTGCGCTGGCAGAACCTTGGCGCGGCCAAGAGCGCGGTGAGCAACGCCCTGCTGCAATCGGCGCTCACCCCGGTTGTCGCTGATGGCGTGATTGTCCGGTCGTTCCTTGTCGGTAAGGCGGGCGCCCCCGGCGCGCTCAACTATACGATCCCGCCAACCGCTGTTTACGGCCTCCCCTTCATCCGCATTTACGGCACCGGGCAAGAGACCGACATCATCGCGATCGACGGTCCTGTGGATGTCACGGATTATCTGGTGGGTGGCGCAGATGTGCCGGTCATCCTGGAGGCGGCGGAAGCAGCGGCAGAAGCGGCGGGCCGCGCGGAAACGGCGGCATTGGAGGCGCAGGATGCGGCGGCGGCTGCAACGGCGTCGGTCATGACCTTTGAGACCCGCCAGGATGTGGTCGACTATAGCGGGTCACTCGCTGCCGATCTCATCCAGGTGCGCCGCTACGACGCGAACACGCCCGTCTCTCCGGGCGGCTATTACAGCCGCGACACGGCAAGCAGTTCCGGCGCGTTTCAGGCTGGTGGGGTCTGGTGGAAGCCTGCGGACCCGATAACCTATCTGGAGACGTTCGGCGCGCGTGGAAACGGCGTGACCAACGATCAGGATGCCTTCGATGTAGCCCGCGAGTTGGGCCGCGCTTTCTATCTCACGGCCGAATATCTGGTGACCGATGGCGCGAACACGCTTGGTGTCCCGTTCCTCGGGCCTGGAAACCTCATCAAGGCTGTCCCAGGGGGCTTTGTCCAGATCAACAGCCATCTGGAGAATGGCCCGACCTACTTCCGCAATGTGCTTTGGCGGGTCAAGAACCGCCAGCTTGCAGGGGAATTGATAAAGATCGCGGTATTCGGCGACAGCACGGCGACCAATGCTTACGGCTTGAACATCGCGGGGTTCATTCAGGATGAACTTCGCAATGTCGGGTCCGGCGTGGACGTCGTGACCAACCTTGCCGTCGCTGGATCAACCTGGGGTACGAACGACCTCTCAGTCATGCTGACGGGCATCGGCTCGCAGCAACACCTTGCGATCTGCAAATTCGGGCTGAACGATGCTTCGACCGGCGACATCACGCTATCATTGATCGCGCTGCGTGACTCGATGCGCCAGCGCTTGAGCGAGATTCGCGCAAGCACATATGGCGATTATGACGACCTATCTATCCTCCTACTCATGCCGAACGCTTTGGGCAACACCGAGGACAATGCCACCAACCGCAACGACCTATGGCTTGAGGCGATCGTTGGAATCTACGTAGAGGCCGCCCGCGATTTCGAGTGCGCCATTTACAACCCCTACCCCGAAGCCAGCGTGGCCGAGGATGGCGGGGACCGGTGGCTGGATGACGATCTGATCCATCCCCAGGTCAACTACAATCTGGACATCTGGGGCCGCGCTCTCGACCTCATCAAGCCACACGGCTCGATCAAGCGCAACCGGTTCCTGAATTACGGCGCTGGCGAGCAGCTGGCCCCTCCGGCCGCAAACAGCCTCGCATCGTACAACAACGGCCAGTCTATTCTCCGCGCCTTCTCGTCCGATGGCTGGCCTGTGACGGGCTGCGTTCTGACGATCCGCAACCCTGACAATCCAGCGGTTCAAATCCTGTTCGGCTACCAGATTGGCAGCTTCGCCGAGGTGGTGATGCGCACATGGATCGTCGGCGCAAATGTCTGGAGCGAGTGGAGCAACGCGGATCACCCGCTGAATGTCGCCATTCCCCTCACCGTGACATCCAGCCTCGAAAGCGCGCGGTATTGGCGGACGATGGACGGTTCGACTGTGATCGCCGGGACCATCCGACCCACCGGCGCAGTGTCGCAGAATAGCAAGATTGCTGAGCTGCCAAGCAATTATCGGCCTGCACTTCAGGTCGTCCGGTACGCAAAGACGCTGACCGACATGGATGTGCGACTGCGAGTATATCCAAACGGCGATGTGTTCACCGAAACGGCGATCCCTGCGGGGGCCTACGTCACGTTTCAGAACCTCACCTTCAAAGCGGTGACGTGA
- a CDS encoding phage tail length tape measure family protein: protein MDVAALSMNIDSSKVVTAANDLDRFSASSDRAAASAGKVNFGSQAGSIAKMVALVQSIDTKMSALIGTLTKAQQAEKALAAANDNTASSMAKAGAAVAVADSHVIAYTQHLAGLAAAQRNANTNVLAYQSTLQSIRTPQVQADAHVLAYRDSLNRAADSAKVAATAIKFTAQDTLNASRQLSDIGVTLAMGMNPFMVAIQQGPQLLDILQNKAAVTGQTIGVVFRAAGAAIFAALLPLLPLIAALTLAAAGIAALTAQANDDSGLKKYTTAMGYTKAEVAKLNAVTVTFGDTTKAVFQVALRSAAEAMGINTADMAKTWETFLDRLASGTRATLAGIYAGLAGTRAYLAEIEKGGVLGLGKMIIGQGDPDIIKKTYGKAYADGQKALDEIVKQARANARTRQDTMAKAMYDAPKAKGGKSDAEKLADIIRNAEAEIKAEQAKADAVGVSAHAAAELEQRTKLLNQVEKAKIPITAAVRAELDRLAKSYADVKIAADTAAVIQGVIDGSEKQRSTLNDQNNLIGIYGDELTRARIQMEMLTKAQNALPKGVILSVKDANRLSNAASSEADDQILYDRNTRMEKIRKDAADAMYALDLESKGLGLTGAAAEAYAYKVERLSEAQRAGKPLSTEELALLDQKAEKYGEVRNAIDRMLEIENVKARGLDSLNNGIVDVITGVDSLGNAFKRVADQIIADLLRIAVQRSIIEPLANSLFPAGSSTGNLISGIGKALGFANGGAFGTPTQFANGGAFTNSVVTSPTLFRFANGAALGEMGEAGPEAIMPLKRGPNGSLGVEVHGGGKPSMRLGDNYFTIRVEGGFMPEAVMAVADQAGERAVQTARRSFQDWAAEWESGGSVV from the coding sequence ATGGATGTTGCCGCACTCTCGATGAACATCGATAGCAGCAAGGTCGTCACTGCGGCGAACGACCTTGACCGCTTCTCGGCGTCCTCGGATCGTGCGGCGGCATCGGCCGGCAAGGTCAACTTCGGTAGCCAGGCTGGATCGATCGCTAAAATGGTCGCCTTGGTCCAGTCGATCGACACGAAGATGTCAGCGCTGATCGGCACGCTGACGAAGGCGCAGCAGGCGGAGAAGGCGCTGGCTGCTGCCAACGACAACACGGCGTCGAGCATGGCCAAGGCGGGCGCAGCGGTCGCCGTCGCGGACAGCCATGTCATCGCCTATACTCAGCATCTTGCAGGGCTGGCAGCAGCCCAACGAAACGCCAACACAAATGTTTTGGCGTATCAATCTACCCTACAGTCGATCCGCACGCCTCAGGTGCAAGCGGACGCTCACGTCCTCGCTTATCGTGACAGTCTCAATCGCGCCGCCGATAGCGCAAAGGTAGCGGCCACAGCCATTAAATTCACGGCTCAAGACACGTTGAACGCAAGCCGCCAGCTCTCGGATATCGGTGTGACGCTGGCAATGGGCATGAACCCGTTCATGGTCGCGATCCAGCAGGGACCGCAACTGCTCGACATTCTCCAGAACAAGGCGGCAGTCACCGGGCAGACGATCGGGGTAGTGTTCAGGGCCGCAGGAGCAGCCATTTTCGCCGCCCTGTTGCCACTTCTACCTTTGATTGCTGCACTGACCTTGGCGGCGGCGGGCATCGCAGCCCTCACGGCTCAGGCAAATGATGATTCCGGCCTCAAAAAATACACGACCGCGATGGGTTATACCAAAGCGGAAGTGGCGAAATTGAACGCCGTGACTGTCACCTTTGGCGACACGACGAAGGCGGTTTTCCAAGTCGCCCTCCGATCGGCCGCTGAGGCTATGGGCATCAACACGGCCGACATGGCCAAGACGTGGGAAACATTTCTTGATAGGCTGGCGTCGGGTACGCGCGCTACCTTGGCTGGCATTTACGCAGGGCTTGCCGGTACACGCGCATATCTGGCTGAGATTGAGAAGGGTGGCGTTCTCGGACTAGGCAAGATGATAATCGGGCAAGGCGATCCCGACATCATTAAAAAGACCTACGGCAAAGCCTATGCCGATGGGCAGAAGGCGCTTGATGAAATCGTGAAGCAGGCGCGGGCGAATGCTCGCACGCGGCAGGACACTATGGCCAAGGCCATGTACGACGCGCCCAAGGCAAAGGGCGGCAAGTCCGATGCTGAAAAACTAGCAGACATCATCCGTAACGCCGAAGCTGAGATCAAAGCTGAGCAGGCCAAGGCTGATGCGGTGGGCGTGTCTGCACACGCCGCCGCTGAGCTGGAGCAGCGCACGAAGCTTCTTAATCAAGTTGAAAAGGCAAAGATCCCGATTACAGCGGCTGTACGCGCCGAACTTGATCGTCTTGCCAAATCTTATGCTGATGTGAAGATTGCTGCCGACACTGCAGCGGTCATCCAGGGCGTCATCGACGGGTCCGAAAAACAGCGGTCGACACTCAACGATCAGAATAACTTGATCGGCATTTATGGCGACGAACTGACGCGCGCGCGTATTCAGATGGAGATGTTAACTAAAGCGCAAAACGCATTGCCGAAGGGCGTGATCCTTTCGGTTAAAGATGCCAATCGCTTGTCCAATGCTGCATCGAGCGAAGCAGATGACCAAATCCTGTACGACCGCAATACTCGCATGGAAAAAATCCGCAAGGACGCAGCAGATGCCATGTACGCGCTCGACCTTGAGAGTAAAGGCCTGGGCCTCACAGGAGCGGCGGCTGAGGCCTATGCCTACAAGGTAGAGCGCTTGAGTGAAGCGCAGCGTGCGGGCAAGCCACTCTCGACTGAAGAGCTTGCACTTTTGGACCAGAAAGCGGAAAAGTATGGCGAAGTCCGCAATGCCATAGATCGCATGCTTGAAATCGAGAATGTGAAGGCTCGCGGCCTGGACAGCCTGAACAACGGCATTGTCGATGTCATTACCGGCGTGGATTCGCTTGGCAACGCTTTCAAGCGAGTGGCGGATCAGATCATAGCCGATCTTCTGCGGATCGCTGTCCAGCGCTCGATTATCGAGCCGCTCGCCAATTCGCTTTTCCCTGCTGGTAGCAGCACCGGCAATTTGATCAGCGGCATAGGTAAAGCTTTGGGTTTCGCCAATGGTGGCGCGTTTGGCACTCCGACCCAATTTGCCAACGGCGGCGCTTTCACCAATTCCGTTGTCACATCGCCAACGCTATTCCGCTTTGCCAATGGCGCAGCGCTGGGTGAAATGGGCGAGGCTGGTCCCGAAGCCATTATGCCGCTGAAGCGTGGCCCGAACGGATCGCTTGGCGTTGAGGTGCACGGTGGAGGAAAGCCCTCCATGCGTCTTGGCGACAACTATTTCACGATCAGGGTCGAAGGTGGATTTATGCCAGAGGCCGTCATGGCTGTGGCTGATCAGGCAGGCGAGCGCGCTGTGCAGACGGCGCGGCGCAGCTTCCAAGATTGGGCCGCTGAATGGGAAAGTGGCGGATCGGTGGTGTAA